A stretch of the Fusobacterium varium genome encodes the following:
- a CDS encoding outer membrane channel protein has product MKRKILILSGLIFWSFCVFSKDLNIGVIFDNNSNFSKNTKEILQRELDKDFSKTGYIPKITRIGYLNENNLDEMLKDMSKSKELDSIFVFSSSKVGNYKDLNRNKLYFFPLNFEKSQIAVPRNVSYIYGELDLNKGIEIIKQIPDVSKINIAISNLSDNDIKKLEEKYQNDYVKINIRKATKEFLEESERENIPTLLADYEKSLDKYAFIGYNMDEELGKRIKASVLNYIYFKTGQGINKIEKITSPEGELFYNEEIGIQIGYNLPLSVIQEVSVINKKKTELKKLDLKTAVEIGLKNNLEILKKNQDLTTSKYDVNVSNSYRLPQLSANIDGTFLDKKSNDVVFNRAQQNSAKSYLQLSQVIYSEQLNTNVYLSKLAMETKRSDLEQQKLDIIYYISSTYLNILQLNAQLKIQESNYEVLKESLKIANINYKVGSGGVQDIYRLESSISEAYSNIVSVKNQIKQSTIQLNTYLDLPKNQQYSYEELENISRYFVFNRNFSSFFVNSEKNEAIEEFLLEGALKNSNNLNIIDNEIKGKKREYSAAGRERIIPKIEAFAQYNKDNMIEPWGKNKNYPPNGEDEYWQAGVKITLPLISGGEIHYKRKSLQSEIESLNYSRKITESQLSQAVSQAFNEFLTNYIQTYTSKQAAEAAAKNMKIVKNLYSNGSINITDFLDAQNNALSQGLENTIKNYSLLNSILKLENLYGKSSLTMSQNEKEQLRNQLSSILKEYK; this is encoded by the coding sequence ATGAAAAGAAAAATTTTAATCTTGTCTGGACTCATATTTTGGAGTTTTTGTGTTTTTTCAAAAGATTTGAATATAGGTGTTATATTTGATAACAATTCAAATTTTTCTAAGAATACAAAAGAAATATTACAAAGAGAGCTGGATAAAGATTTTTCGAAAACAGGATATATTCCTAAAATAACAAGAATAGGCTATCTTAATGAGAATAATTTAGATGAGATGCTGAAAGATATGAGCAAAAGCAAAGAATTAGATTCTATCTTTGTTTTCAGCAGTTCAAAAGTGGGAAATTATAAAGACTTAAATAGAAATAAACTGTATTTTTTCCCATTAAATTTTGAGAAAAGTCAGATAGCTGTGCCTAGAAATGTAAGCTATATTTATGGAGAATTGGATTTGAATAAAGGAATAGAAATAATAAAGCAAATACCAGATGTTTCTAAAATAAATATAGCAATATCTAATTTATCAGATAATGATATAAAAAAACTTGAAGAAAAGTATCAGAATGATTATGTAAAAATAAATATCAGAAAAGCAACTAAAGAATTTTTAGAAGAATCTGAAAGAGAAAATATACCTACACTTCTTGCTGACTATGAAAAATCTTTAGATAAATATGCCTTCATAGGGTATAACATGGATGAGGAATTAGGAAAGAGAATTAAGGCTTCTGTACTTAATTATATTTACTTTAAAACAGGGCAGGGAATAAATAAGATAGAGAAGATAACTTCTCCAGAGGGAGAATTATTTTACAATGAGGAGATTGGAATTCAAATAGGCTACAATCTTCCCTTAAGTGTAATACAGGAAGTTTCAGTTATAAATAAGAAAAAGACAGAATTGAAAAAATTAGATTTAAAAACTGCTGTAGAGATAGGACTGAAAAACAATCTTGAAATCTTGAAGAAAAACCAGGATTTAACTACAAGCAAGTATGATGTAAATGTAAGTAATTCATATAGATTACCTCAGTTATCAGCAAATATAGATGGAACATTCCTAGATAAAAAGAGTAATGATGTTGTATTTAACAGAGCTCAGCAGAACTCAGCAAAATCGTATTTGCAGCTATCTCAAGTGATTTATAGTGAGCAGCTGAATACTAATGTATATCTTTCAAAATTGGCTATGGAAACTAAAAGATCAGATTTAGAGCAGCAAAAACTTGATATTATTTATTATATATCATCTACTTATTTGAATATTCTCCAATTGAATGCACAGTTAAAAATACAGGAGAGCAACTATGAAGTTCTTAAGGAAAGCCTGAAAATAGCAAATATTAATTATAAAGTAGGATCAGGAGGAGTACAGGATATATATAGACTGGAATCAAGTATTTCAGAAGCATATTCAAATATAGTTTCTGTAAAAAATCAGATAAAACAATCAACTATACAATTAAATACATATCTTGATCTGCCTAAAAATCAACAATACAGTTATGAAGAACTAGAAAATATATCAAGATATTTTGTATTTAATAGAAACTTCAGCAGCTTTTTTGTAAATAGTGAAAAAAATGAAGCTATTGAAGAATTTTTACTTGAGGGAGCATTAAAAAATTCAAATAATCTAAATATCATAGATAATGAGATAAAAGGTAAAAAGAGAGAATATTCTGCTGCTGGGAGAGAAAGAATAATACCTAAAATAGAGGCTTTTGCCCAATATAATAAGGATAATATGATAGAACCATGGGGGAAAAATAAAAATTATCCTCCTAATGGAGAAGATGAATACTGGCAGGCAGGTGTAAAAATAACACTTCCTCTTATATCAGGGGGAGAAATACACTATAAAAGAAAATCACTTCAAAGTGAAATAGAGTCATTAAATTATAGTAGAAAAATAACAGAATCTCAATTGTCACAAGCTGTATCACAAGCTTTTAATGAGTTTCTGACTAACTATATCCAAACTTATACTTCTAAACAAGCTGCAGAAGCCGCAGCTAAAAATATGAAAATAGTAAAAAATCTTTATTCAAATGGAAGTATAAATATTACAGATTTTTTAGATGCTCAAAATAATGCATTATCTCAAGGTTTGGAAAATACAATAAAAAATTACAGTCTTTTAAATTCTATATTAAAATTAGAAAATCTATATGGAAAATCATCTCTGACAATGAGCCAGAATGAAAAAGAACAGTTAAGAAATCAGCTGTCAAGCATTTTAAAGGAGTATAAATAA
- a CDS encoding sodium:proton antiporter: MAENKKKSVWEAYRFSIILVGAILLGSLIGIKMGPRAVMFKPLGDLFINGMFMVVVPLVFVTISGSISAMSDMARLGKILKSLLIVFVSTGTVAGVLVLIVVNIFPPAKGVVLSMPAAEALKPFSTGSQIVSALTVTDFPELISRKNMLPLILFSLVFGMCVNAIGEKGKIIAGGLEALSEVFLKIIGLLMYYAPIGLGAYFAALVGEHGKELIGSYARALAIYYPLCFVYMATAFPVYAYISGGMNGVKALKYVISPAVTAVATQSSIATLPVNLEACENIGVPKDIREIVLPIGATAHMDGTVLSTILKISFLFGIFQIPFAGVGTYVSAIMLAIAGGVVMSGVPGGGLIGEMLIVTMYGFPPEAFPIIATIGYLVDPPATMINASGDTLASMLVTRFVEGKDWMKRNLG; the protein is encoded by the coding sequence ATGGCAGAAAATAAGAAAAAAAGTGTGTGGGAAGCATATAGATTTTCCATTATATTAGTGGGAGCTATATTATTAGGAAGTTTAATTGGGATAAAAATGGGACCTAGAGCAGTCATGTTCAAGCCTTTAGGGGATTTATTTATAAATGGAATGTTTATGGTGGTAGTACCATTGGTTTTTGTTACAATAAGTGGTTCAATATCAGCTATGAGTGATATGGCAAGACTTGGAAAAATTTTAAAAAGTCTTTTAATAGTGTTTGTATCAACAGGAACCGTAGCTGGTGTACTTGTACTGATTGTAGTAAATATTTTTCCACCAGCAAAAGGTGTAGTATTGAGCATGCCTGCAGCTGAGGCTTTAAAACCTTTTTCTACAGGAAGTCAAATAGTTTCAGCGCTTACAGTTACAGATTTTCCAGAACTTATTTCAAGAAAAAATATGCTTCCATTAATATTATTCTCATTAGTTTTTGGAATGTGTGTAAATGCAATAGGTGAAAAAGGAAAGATAATAGCTGGAGGACTTGAAGCATTATCAGAAGTTTTTCTGAAAATAATTGGACTATTGATGTATTATGCCCCTATAGGACTTGGAGCTTATTTTGCTGCATTGGTAGGTGAACATGGGAAAGAACTTATTGGTTCTTATGCAAGAGCATTAGCAATATATTATCCTCTATGTTTTGTATATATGGCTACAGCTTTTCCTGTATATGCATATATTTCTGGAGGAATGAATGGAGTAAAAGCTTTGAAATATGTAATATCTCCAGCAGTTACAGCAGTGGCTACTCAAAGCAGTATTGCTACACTTCCAGTGAATTTAGAAGCTTGTGAAAATATAGGTGTACCAAAAGATATAAGAGAAATAGTACTTCCAATTGGAGCAACTGCACATATGGATGGAACTGTACTTAGTACTATATTAAAGATATCTTTTCTGTTTGGAATATTTCAAATACCATTTGCAGGTGTAGGAACTTATGTAAGTGCAATAATGCTTGCAATAGCTGGTGGAGTAGTAATGTCAGGAGTACCTGGAGGAGGACTTATTGGAGAAATGCTTATAGTAACTATGTATGGATTCCCACCAGAAGCATTCCCGATAATAGCAACAATTGGATATTTAGTTGATCCTCCTGCAACAATGATAAATGCAAGTGGAGATACATTGGCATCAATGCTTGTAACTAGATTTGTAGAAGGAAAAGACTGGATGAAAAGAAATCTGGGATAA
- a CDS encoding putative transcriptional regulator, protein MRKKVAIVTNAKEVISAYATQIKTLFGDLVETELYNFEDGSAENIKKTDLYLVSTSACEFFDDNFLKNKNVVICDLTITKDKLEFLKKFPVGTRAVLFNVTVKMTYETISCLYHLGVNNIELLPGYPQMENLPDTPIIITPAETALISEKYLDREIVDIGHRVLDANTIIEIALKLEYEHILYYKEIKEYLKTVASNDFSLNQILEKATTAESQLQILLKTMDIGIVAVDKDNYVCACNEGAEKILNRKATTLLGEKADIFFPSIPFDEVKKNKKEIKSKLIKINEQPINLNITPIVRTANYMGAFAFIQKFQDEELKQQELRRQLMNKGHVAKYNFDDIIGESSQILKIKDIAKKMSKTNAAILITGESGTGKELFAHSIHNYSERKDSPFVAINCAAIPENLLESELFGYEEGAFTGAKKGGKIGLFEFAHMGTLFLDEIEGMSPLLQIKLLRVIQEKEIMKIGGDKVIKIDVRLIAATNENLKSLMKEGKFRKDLYYRINTLPIMIPPLRERKEDISLLMNKFIKETGGEFRFSKQAKEAFDFYNWEGNIREMKNYAEFFSYLDKEIIEYEDLPAAITDYFEEEYKKDTDIKKEISDEEKLRKKAGSRYNSYIFILEKIKESNMKGKSSGRKGLAEECHKNNISLSEQEIRKILKDLEEIEFIEVYKGRKGSILSDRGRKFVK, encoded by the coding sequence ATGAGAAAAAAAGTAGCAATAGTGACTAATGCAAAAGAAGTAATAAGTGCATATGCAACTCAGATTAAAACTCTTTTTGGTGACCTCGTAGAAACTGAGTTGTATAACTTTGAAGATGGGAGCGCTGAGAATATAAAAAAAACAGACCTCTATCTTGTATCTACCAGTGCATGTGAATTTTTTGATGATAATTTTTTAAAAAATAAAAATGTGGTTATATGTGATTTAACTATAACCAAGGATAAACTCGAATTTCTTAAAAAATTTCCTGTGGGAACAAGAGCAGTTCTATTCAATGTAACAGTAAAGATGACATATGAAACTATTTCTTGCCTATATCATTTAGGAGTAAATAATATAGAACTGTTGCCAGGATATCCACAGATGGAAAATTTACCTGATACTCCAATAATAATAACACCAGCAGAAACAGCTTTGATATCAGAGAAATATTTAGATAGAGAAATAGTTGATATAGGGCATAGGGTACTGGATGCCAATACTATAATAGAAATAGCTTTAAAATTAGAGTATGAGCATATACTTTATTATAAAGAAATAAAAGAATATTTAAAAACAGTAGCTTCTAATGATTTCAGTCTTAATCAGATACTAGAAAAAGCTACAACAGCAGAAAGTCAGCTTCAAATATTATTGAAGACTATGGATATAGGGATAGTAGCAGTAGACAAAGATAATTATGTATGTGCCTGTAATGAAGGGGCAGAAAAAATTTTAAATAGAAAAGCTACTACACTTCTTGGAGAGAAAGCAGACATATTTTTTCCCTCAATACCTTTTGATGAAGTAAAGAAGAATAAAAAAGAGATAAAATCAAAATTAATAAAAATAAATGAGCAGCCAATAAACTTAAATATAACTCCAATAGTAAGAACTGCAAATTATATGGGAGCTTTTGCTTTTATTCAGAAATTCCAAGATGAAGAATTAAAACAACAGGAATTAAGAAGACAGCTAATGAACAAAGGTCATGTAGCTAAATATAATTTTGATGACATAATTGGAGAGTCATCTCAAATATTAAAAATAAAAGATATTGCAAAAAAGATGTCTAAAACTAATGCAGCAATATTGATAACTGGAGAAAGCGGTACAGGAAAAGAATTATTTGCACACTCTATACATAATTATTCAGAGAGGAAAGATTCACCTTTTGTAGCTATAAACTGTGCAGCTATACCAGAAAATCTTCTGGAAAGTGAGCTTTTCGGTTATGAAGAAGGGGCTTTTACAGGAGCAAAAAAAGGGGGAAAAATAGGACTTTTTGAATTTGCTCATATGGGAACATTGTTTCTTGATGAAATAGAGGGAATGAGTCCTTTACTTCAAATAAAGCTGCTGAGAGTGATTCAGGAAAAGGAAATAATGAAAATTGGTGGGGATAAGGTAATAAAAATAGATGTAAGACTTATTGCAGCTACCAATGAAAATCTTAAATCTCTGATGAAAGAGGGAAAATTTAGAAAAGATTTATATTATAGAATAAATACCCTCCCTATAATGATACCACCTCTCAGAGAAAGAAAAGAAGATATATCATTGTTAATGAATAAATTCATAAAAGAAACTGGAGGGGAATTTAGATTTTCTAAACAGGCAAAAGAGGCTTTTGATTTCTATAACTGGGAAGGAAATATAAGAGAAATGAAAAACTATGCTGAATTTTTTTCCTATCTGGATAAAGAAATAATAGAATATGAAGATCTTCCAGCAGCTATAACTGATTACTTTGAGGAGGAATATAAAAAAGATACTGATATAAAAAAAGAAATCAGTGATGAAGAAAAATTAAGAAAAAAAGCTGGCAGCAGATATAACAGCTATATTTTTATTTTAGAAAAAATAAAAGAAAGTAATATGAAAGGAAAATCTTCTGGGAGAAAAGGACTGGCAGAAGAGTGTCATAAGAATAATATTTCGCTCTCTGAACAGGAAATAAGAAAAATATTAAAGGACTTAGAAGAAATAGAATTTATAGAAGTTTATAAAGGGAGAAAGGGAAGCATTCTCTCGGATAGAGGAAGAAAATTTGTGAAATAA
- a CDS encoding multidrug transporter yields MKLTDVALKNKVTTYLIFITLLFVGYMSYVKSEKSEDPGFTVKVALITTNWPGATSKQMADLVSKKIADQIQNIETLDYVDSKNIPGQSNVYVNIKSGNRDLVPIWQELRNRINTFVVPALPEGVQTPIINTYFGDIYGTLLTISGDSYSYEELYKTAEKLKAKLLFSVPQIGRIDISGVQSEVIYVKVDNERLSQSKISMSNIIDTLQNVNVIENGGDVVSDDYRIKISPTGNFKNIKDIENTIITDSNGKNAIYLKEIATVEKTYKEPSDYMISYNGDKAITLGVSLGDKEDVLVMSKGIKSVLKEFKSKLPIGIEVGQIYYQPDLVQDKVTSFIANLVQAIATIVIVMLLCLGLRSGLIVAALTPTSIAFTIIGLYYLGYGINQITLAGLIIALGMLVDNAVVMSENIMVLMQDGKSRMEACLESGKTLAVPLLVSSLTTIVAFSPIILNKENMGEYVGPLTIVVLLALLGSWLINQTLIPLLCFDFLKVKSGSKQNMDSKPYLIYRKILITLLKKKKLSIGVTIGAFCLGLVLLGVVPKNFMPDSTDPVMSTYIRMPKGTDINRTAEVVNDLNEFIKKNYSTGEQEPLSPSLWNYITTGGTDKKYKKQGVLSWGIFIGGGAPKYSTSYQPETRLPEYAYVMYNVTDYRIIKKLSSEINLYMQSKYPGIDITTKGMGSGVSLEKDLGYVFVSDNIELLKKASKEFEEKIKTVKGIRAVSNNWGNDVPRITININQEKAKKAGLSNSVVGKTLQFILQGTNATVYRNFEAPPKSTIIPIMLKGSRSYKDDITNIETIQFMTPSGVSVPLNQIADIKVEYVPDFVYTRDMSYGIEVDAGIQDGYTPPEVNNEIIPWLTEKLKEWGPEIKYYPAGIMKTSSENEGALFQAVPIALLIMFLLVIGQFNSIKKGLSIMLVIPLSIPGIAIGLLCTNTQLGFMAIIGIISLAGVVLNHAIILVDKMTIEKDDMGRDDQDAIVFGCQSRLRPIFLTVATTLMGLMPLYFFGGPLFQPLAVVLIFGLATDTVLALGIIPVIYALFFKVDFRDYVYDEKKLEIVIKK; encoded by the coding sequence ATGAAACTTACAGATGTCGCTTTAAAAAACAAAGTAACTACTTATCTGATATTTATAACTCTTCTATTTGTTGGATATATGTCTTATGTTAAATCAGAAAAATCAGAAGATCCGGGATTTACAGTAAAGGTAGCTCTTATAACAACTAACTGGCCGGGAGCAACTTCCAAGCAGATGGCTGATTTGGTAAGTAAAAAAATAGCAGATCAGATACAGAATATAGAAACATTGGATTATGTAGATTCAAAAAATATACCAGGGCAGTCAAATGTTTATGTAAATATCAAAAGCGGAAACAGAGATTTAGTTCCAATATGGCAGGAGCTGAGGAACAGAATAAATACTTTTGTTGTTCCTGCTCTCCCTGAGGGAGTACAGACTCCAATAATAAATACATATTTTGGTGATATATATGGTACTCTGCTGACAATAAGCGGTGACAGTTATTCATATGAAGAATTATACAAGACTGCTGAAAAATTAAAGGCAAAGCTGCTGTTTTCAGTACCACAGATTGGAAGAATAGATATAAGCGGGGTGCAGAGTGAAGTTATTTATGTAAAAGTAGATAATGAAAGACTCTCACAGTCAAAAATATCAATGAGCAATATAATAGATACTCTTCAAAATGTCAATGTAATAGAAAATGGAGGAGATGTAGTATCTGATGATTATAGAATAAAAATATCTCCAACAGGAAATTTTAAAAATATAAAAGATATAGAAAATACCATAATAACAGATTCAAATGGAAAAAATGCTATATATTTAAAAGAGATAGCAACAGTGGAAAAGACATATAAAGAACCTTCAGACTATATGATTTCATATAATGGAGATAAAGCTATAACACTGGGAGTATCCCTTGGAGATAAGGAAGATGTTCTGGTAATGAGTAAAGGAATAAAAAGTGTTCTGAAAGAATTTAAGAGCAAACTTCCTATTGGAATAGAAGTTGGACAGATTTATTATCAACCGGATTTAGTGCAGGATAAAGTAACATCTTTTATAGCCAATCTAGTACAGGCAATAGCAACAATAGTAATTGTAATGCTTTTATGTCTGGGACTTCGTTCTGGTTTGATAGTAGCAGCTTTGACACCAACATCTATAGCATTTACAATAATAGGGCTTTATTATCTTGGTTATGGAATAAATCAGATAACTCTGGCAGGATTGATAATAGCTCTGGGAATGCTGGTAGATAATGCAGTGGTAATGTCTGAAAATATAATGGTACTGATGCAGGATGGAAAAAGCAGAATGGAAGCCTGTCTGGAATCAGGTAAAACCTTGGCTGTACCTCTGCTTGTAAGTTCACTCACTACAATAGTGGCATTTTCTCCTATTATATTAAATAAAGAGAATATGGGAGAATATGTGGGACCTCTTACAATCGTTGTACTTCTTGCATTGCTGGGATCATGGCTTATTAATCAAACACTGATTCCTTTGCTGTGTTTTGATTTTCTGAAAGTGAAGTCTGGAAGCAAGCAGAATATGGATTCAAAACCTTACCTTATCTACAGGAAAATTCTTATTACACTTTTAAAGAAGAAAAAATTATCAATAGGTGTGACAATAGGAGCTTTTTGTCTGGGGCTTGTACTTTTAGGAGTAGTTCCTAAAAACTTTATGCCTGATTCAACAGACCCTGTAATGTCTACATATATAAGAATGCCAAAGGGAACAGATATAAATCGTACAGCAGAAGTTGTAAACGACCTGAATGAATTTATAAAGAAAAATTACAGTACTGGAGAACAGGAACCTCTCTCTCCTTCATTGTGGAATTATATAACTACTGGAGGGACAGATAAAAAATATAAAAAACAGGGAGTATTGAGCTGGGGAATATTTATTGGAGGAGGAGCTCCTAAATATTCTACAAGTTATCAGCCTGAAACAAGGCTTCCTGAATATGCCTATGTAATGTATAATGTCACAGATTATAGAATAATAAAAAAATTAAGTTCTGAAATAAATCTATATATGCAGAGTAAATATCCAGGAATAGATATAACTACTAAAGGTATGGGAAGCGGAGTATCTTTAGAAAAAGATTTAGGATATGTATTTGTTTCAGATAATATAGAACTCTTGAAAAAAGCATCAAAAGAGTTTGAGGAAAAGATAAAAACAGTAAAAGGAATAAGAGCTGTAAGCAACAACTGGGGAAATGACGTTCCAAGAATAACAATAAATATAAATCAGGAAAAAGCTAAAAAAGCAGGATTATCGAATAGTGTGGTGGGAAAAACACTTCAATTTATATTACAGGGAACAAATGCTACTGTATATAGAAATTTTGAAGCTCCGCCAAAAAGCACTATCATTCCTATAATGCTTAAAGGAAGCAGATCATATAAAGATGACATCACTAATATAGAAACTATACAATTTATGACTCCATCAGGAGTGTCAGTTCCTCTTAATCAGATAGCAGATATAAAGGTAGAGTATGTGCCTGATTTTGTCTATACAAGGGATATGTCATATGGAATAGAAGTAGATGCAGGAATACAGGATGGATATACACCTCCAGAAGTAAATAATGAAATAATACCATGGCTGACTGAGAAGTTAAAAGAATGGGGTCCAGAAATAAAATACTATCCAGCAGGTATAATGAAAACTTCTTCTGAAAATGAAGGAGCATTATTTCAGGCTGTTCCAATTGCATTATTAATAATGTTCTTACTGGTAATAGGACAGTTTAATTCTATAAAGAAAGGATTATCAATAATGCTGGTAATTCCTCTGTCTATACCAGGAATAGCTATAGGACTCCTGTGTACAAACACTCAGCTTGGATTTATGGCTATTATAGGAATAATTTCACTGGCAGGGGTAGTTCTGAATCATGCTATCATTCTTGTAGATAAAATGACTATTGAAAAAGATGATATGGGCAGAGATGATCAGGATGCAATAGTATTTGGATGCCAGTCAAGGTTAAGGCCGATATTTTTAACAGTAGCTACTACGCTTATGGGGCTTATGCCGCTATACTTCTTTGGTGGGCCTTTGTTCCAGCCATTAGCAGTAGTTCTTATTTTTGGATTGGCAACTGATACAGTACTGGCTTTGGGAATAATTCCAGTAATATATGCCCTGTTTTTCAAAGTAGATTTTAGAGATTATGTGTATGATGAGAAAAAACTAGAAATAGTTATAAAAAAATAA
- a CDS encoding putative transporter: protein MKKHILMTLILVLIISACGKKKQEYKYDMAVRPVVYKIAKKTDESIPKNYVGVIKSQALSNLSFRVSGTIEKRMAQLGDHVKKGDILAVLDPTEYKVNYQKALAELEKGKAGYTEARSSYERAQALYLENSISKASYDNAIASYKSAAATMNALKNSVDLAKIQLGYTELKAPAEGTIGEVKSEVNQSVSPQTPVFTLNTSGDKTVEFNVSESAIPTLKEGEKVLVTIDFIPGALITGKITNIGTISNEFGNTYPVKAKLEDVPENVRVGMTANVLLESKEKENITVPFEAILKDTENRTYVYIITDINGEIGHAAKRLVKTGEINQNGMEILDGIQSGEYIIIKGVSQIQDGQEVSLLEGVKN, encoded by the coding sequence ATGAAAAAACATATATTAATGACATTGATTTTAGTATTAATAATAAGTGCCTGTGGAAAAAAGAAACAGGAGTATAAATATGATATGGCTGTAAGGCCTGTTGTATATAAAATTGCTAAAAAAACAGATGAAAGTATTCCTAAAAATTATGTAGGAGTGATAAAATCGCAGGCATTATCTAATCTTAGTTTCAGGGTATCAGGAACTATTGAAAAGAGAATGGCACAGCTGGGAGATCATGTTAAAAAAGGTGATATATTAGCAGTGCTTGACCCGACAGAATATAAAGTAAACTATCAGAAAGCTCTTGCAGAACTGGAAAAAGGAAAGGCAGGATATACAGAAGCAAGGTCAAGTTATGAGAGAGCACAGGCTTTATATCTTGAAAATAGTATATCAAAAGCCAGTTATGATAATGCAATAGCCTCATATAAGTCAGCAGCAGCAACAATGAATGCCTTAAAAAACAGTGTTGATCTGGCAAAAATTCAACTGGGATATACAGAACTCAAAGCACCAGCAGAGGGAACTATCGGAGAGGTGAAAAGTGAAGTCAATCAATCTGTCAGCCCTCAAACACCAGTATTTACATTGAATACTTCTGGTGATAAGACAGTTGAATTTAATGTTTCTGAATCAGCAATACCTACTTTGAAAGAGGGAGAAAAGGTACTGGTAACTATAGATTTTATTCCGGGAGCTCTTATTACTGGAAAAATAACTAATATAGGAACTATATCAAATGAATTTGGGAATACTTATCCTGTAAAAGCAAAACTGGAAGATGTTCCTGAGAATGTAAGAGTAGGAATGACAGCTAATGTACTTTTGGAATCAAAAGAGAAAGAGAATATAACAGTTCCATTTGAGGCAATATTAAAAGATACAGAGAACAGAACATATGTCTATATAATAACTGATATTAATGGTGAAATAGGACATGCTGCTAAAAGATTGGTAAAAACTGGAGAGATAAATCAAAATGGAATGGAGATACTTGATGGAATACAATCTGGAGAATATATTATTATAAAAGGAGTTTCACAAATTCAGGATGGTCAGGAAGTTTCTCTATTGGAAGGAGTGAAAAATTAG
- a CDS encoding D-cysteine desulfhydrase, with amino-acid sequence MQKKLNLANFPTKIEKLEKISKESGVNIYIKRDDQTGSEISGNKIRKLEYSIYEALENGCDTLITCGGIQSNHARATAAAGIKLGMRAILVLRSDETPEMEGNYFLDKVIGADVRIISSEDYRERRAEIMQKIKAESDAEGHKAYIIPEGASNGIGSLGYYSAMKEIKEQEEELGIKFDRIVAAVGSGGTFAGLCMGNAEFFNGEKKVTGFNVCDDAEFFKKRSEEIVEEAQKYLDKSIIVKAENMDIIDGYVGIGYAQSRPEELEFIQNTAKKEGVIFDPVYTGKAMYGMMNEIEKGTFKKGENVLFIHTGGLFGIFSKRNQFKF; translated from the coding sequence ATGCAAAAAAAATTAAATTTAGCTAATTTCCCAACTAAGATAGAAAAATTAGAAAAAATTTCAAAGGAATCAGGAGTAAATATTTATATAAAAAGAGATGATCAAACAGGTTCAGAAATATCAGGAAATAAAATAAGAAAACTGGAATATTCTATATATGAAGCATTGGAAAATGGATGTGATACCTTAATTACTTGTGGAGGTATACAGTCAAATCATGCAAGGGCAACAGCAGCAGCTGGGATAAAACTTGGTATGAGGGCGATACTTGTATTGAGATCAGATGAAACACCAGAGATGGAAGGAAATTATTTTCTGGATAAAGTAATTGGGGCAGATGTAAGAATAATATCAAGCGAGGACTACAGAGAAAGAAGAGCAGAAATTATGCAGAAAATTAAAGCCGAATCAGATGCTGAAGGACATAAAGCATATATTATTCCAGAAGGAGCATCTAATGGAATAGGAAGTCTTGGATATTATTCAGCTATGAAAGAAATCAAGGAGCAGGAAGAAGAGCTTGGAATAAAATTTGACAGAATAGTTGCAGCTGTTGGATCAGGAGGAACTTTCGCAGGTCTGTGTATGGGAAATGCTGAATTTTTTAATGGAGAGAAGAAAGTTACAGGATTTAATGTTTGTGATGATGCAGAATTTTTCAAAAAAAGATCAGAAGAAATAGTGGAAGAAGCACAAAAATATTTAGATAAAAGTATTATTGTAAAAGCAGAAAACATGGATATAATAGATGGATATGTAGGGATAGGGTATGCACAAAGCAGACCTGAAGAATTGGAATTTATTCAGAATACTGCTAAAAAAGAAGGAGTAATATTTGATCCAGTATATACTGGAAAAGCTATGTATGGAATGATGAATGAAATAGAAAAAGGAACTTTTAAAAAAGGGGAAAATGTACTATTCATCCATACAGGAGGTTTATTTGGAATATTCTCTAAAAGAAATCAATTTAAATTCTAA